The Minwuia thermotolerans genomic interval GGGCAGCGGCTCGCTCAGGTCGCCGGGCCCGGCCATGTCCTCGGCCAGCAGCATGACCTTCACGATCAGGCGGCTGAGCTCCCGGCCGGCGCAGAGCTCGCGCACCGCCGCGTAGGCCGCGGCCTGACGGGCCTCGGCGGCCTCCGTCAGCAGCTTCAGCCCGCGCGCCTCCCCATGCGCGGCGGCGACCGGCGGCAGGGTCTCGGCCAGGAAGACGTCCAGGTCCCGCGCCGGGCCCAGCGCCTTCAACACCGGCCGCGCGCGCTCGTCCAGGCGCTCCGCCTCCGCGCCGATGGCCTTGCCGAAAACCTTGAAGGCCGAGCGCAGGCGGCGCAGCGCGACGCGGAGCTGGTGCACGCCCTCCGGGTCGCGGCCGTCGGCGGCGGCGGGGATGTTGGCCATGATCTGGGTCGCGGTCTCGCCCAGGATGCGGGCGATGGCGCGGTTGACCGTGTCGCCGGGGCCGAGTTCCGGCTTGCGGGCCTTGCGCCAGGCGGGCGGCGCGCCGCCGGCCAGCTCCATGCCGCGGGCGGCCTTGGAGCGCGGCTCCAGCGCCAGCGCGTGCTTCGACAGCAGCATTTCCGCGGCAGCGAGCACGGCGCGCGGCTCGCCCTTCAGCAGCTCCAGCTCCAGCTCGCCCACGGGCATGCGGCGGTCCCCGGCCTCGATCCGGCCCGCGTCCAGCGAGCATTCGAGCACCGCGCCGCCGAACTCGACGATCTTCTTCGTGCGGCGGACCACCGTGCGATGCCGCTCCGACAGCTCCTCGGGCAGGATCACACCCAGCTCTCCGCGCGGCGCGCCGGCGGGCAGCAGGCCGGGATCCGCGGCCGGCGCGTCCAGCGCGGTCTCCCATTCGCCGCGCGCCAGCTCGCCCTGGCCCTCGCGCTTCAGGGTCAGGATGTGCTCGCCGCCCTTGTCGCGCAGGCGGAAGGTGAAGCCCTTGCGCCAGAGGCGGTCATCGGCGGTGTCGTGATAGACGCTGACCACGTCCGTCATCTTCTGCTCGCCGCGCCCCAGGTCGGCCAGCGCCGCCTTCAGGACGCGCGCCGGGCCCGTCAGCTTGATCTCCACCTCGACAGGCGCGTCCGTCATCTCCGCCTCCCTGGGCGCCATCCGGCCGCTGTGCGGCAACCGATCCGGGGACGCCCTGACCAATCCCGTCCGTTTAACCCGGGCTTCGCGGTCCTGTCAGCCGGAATCGGCATCGGGCCCTGTACAGCCGCGTTGTCACAAAAGTGACACATTTGCGGTGTTCAGTAATCGCAGGTCTCGGGAAGGATTGTTCGGGCGCACGCTATCAATAGCGCGTGGTCAGGGAAATCGCGGCGAAGTAGTGGGGGTCCTGCTGGGTGTCGAACTCCCGGCTGCGGCGCACCATGGTATAGGCCAGCCGGAAACCGCCGATATGGATGGCGATGCCGGCATCCGCCTCGAAAACGAAATTGCGTTTGTCGACCCGCGCGCTCTCGGTGAAGTTGTTGCCGTCCAGGACCAGGTTCTTGGCCACGCCGCGGGCCTGGAAGCCGGTGAAGAAGTACCAGTTGAAATCCGGGGCGCCGGCGATGAA includes:
- a CDS encoding CHAD domain-containing protein, which gives rise to MTDAPVEVEIKLTGPARVLKAALADLGRGEQKMTDVVSVYHDTADDRLWRKGFTFRLRDKGGEHILTLKREGQGELARGEWETALDAPAADPGLLPAGAPRGELGVILPEELSERHRTVVRRTKKIVEFGGAVLECSLDAGRIEAGDRRMPVGELELELLKGEPRAVLAAAEMLLSKHALALEPRSKAARGMELAGGAPPAWRKARKPELGPGDTVNRAIARILGETATQIMANIPAAADGRDPEGVHQLRVALRRLRSAFKVFGKAIGAEAERLDERARPVLKALGPARDLDVFLAETLPPVAAAHGEARGLKLLTEAAEARQAAAYAAVRELCAGRELSRLIVKVMLLAEDMAGPGDLSEPLPAFAARVLDKRFRKARKKGRDFETMPTAQRHEVRIAVKKFRYALDFFQSLYPDDSIGPFRESLRALQDDLGRMNDATVAEGLAENLAAGQPEAMVGAALVKGWYTHRLKAVEPHMIAAWNDFRAAAPFWRD